The Bacillota bacterium region AGTTCGAACTGCTGGCGCAAGCTTTTGTCCACCAAGCGCTTAAGTAATTCCCGGTCCTCGGTGAGAAGTCGTGTTCTTTGTTCATAAGACAACCCCTGGGGACAATAGCCACCGTCGTAAACCGCATGACAAGATGTCTGATCCGAAAGCAGATCGATCTTTATATTATGGTCCACTGCGTATTGCAGTAGATCCACAATATTTCCGTGATAGGCGATGGAGATAGGTTGTTTCTTCTGGATGAACTCATGAGCAATGGAAAAGACTTCTTTCAGATCGGACGACACCCGGCTAACCCACCCCTGATCAAGACGAGTCTTGATCCTAGAATAATCCACCTCGGCTATGATCCCTACTCCCTGGGCAATTTCCACCGCCTTGGGTTGAGCCCCGCTCATCCCACCTAGGCCCGAAGAGACAAACAGATGGCCCTTGAGGTCACCGTCGTGGGGAATGCCCAGCTTTAACCGTCCGGCATTAAGCAGGGTGTTGAACGTTCCATGGACTATTCCCTGGGGACCAATGTACATCCAGCCGCCGGCGGTCATTTGGCCATAGCTGGCCACTCCCATTTGAGCCGCTATTTCCCAGTCCTGTTGGTTATCAAACATCCCTACCAT contains the following coding sequences:
- a CDS encoding urocanate hydratase, with protein sequence MVTNEDVSTAMTIKLDGKLPSMPEFVEGIRRAPDRGFRLSKEQARTALKNALRYVPQELHEQLAPEFIQELLTRGRIYAYRYRPEGRIYGKPIDQYQGKCLAGKAFQVMIDNNLDFEVALYPYELVTYGETGSVCQNWLQYRLIKKYLEELTEDQTLVVASGHPVGLFPSRPDAPRVIITNGLMVGMFDNQQDWEIAAQMGVASYGQMTAGGWMYIGPQGIVHGTFNTLLNAGRLKLGIPHDGDLKGHLFVSSGLGGMSGAQPKAVEIAQGVGIIAEVDYSRIKTRLDQGWVSRVSSDLKEVFSIAHEFIQKKQPISIAYHGNIVDLLQYAVDHNIKIDLLSDQTSCHAVYDGGYCPQGLSYEQRTRLLTEDRELLKRLVDKSLRQQFEL